A stretch of Plutella xylostella chromosome 10, ilPluXylo3.1, whole genome shotgun sequence DNA encodes these proteins:
- the LOC105382935 gene encoding B-cell CLL/lymphoma 7 protein family member A: MSRSVRAETRNRVKDDIKRVMQAVEKVRHWEKKWVTIGETTMKIYKWVPISTNEQKKKHAAKLENKENALTPKKMHDSSSSNFGIAEDSNTCFSTVSDSQGPTEFTSNNFNSEDSNSQSSGTTTPAKRLKTD; the protein is encoded by the exons GTCGCGTTCTGTTCGTGCGGAGACGAGAAATCGTGTAAAAGATGATATCAAACGGGTCATGCAGGCTGTTGAAAAAGTTCGCCATTG ggAAAAGAAATGGGTGACAATTGGTGAAACTACaatgaaaatttataaatgggTCCCAATATCAACAAATGAGCAAAAAAAGAAACATGCAGCCAAACTTGAAAATAAGGAAAACGCATTGACGCCCAAGAAAATGCACGATTCTTCCAGCTCTAACTTTGGTATCGCTGAAGATTCCAACACct GTTTTTCCACAGTTAGTGATTCTCAAGGACCTACTGAGTTTACCTCAAATAACTTCAACTCTGAAGACTCAAACTCACAGAGCAGCGGCACCACCACACCAGCTAAGAGGTTAAAAACTGACTGA